One Pseudoalteromonas undina genomic region harbors:
- a CDS encoding GGDEF domain-containing protein: MDIAALNSTKTLRKHVLKWMCICFGFLSLVFAVFNLSVNNLHLVGGLEVGFSLLCLYIFKHSQKHYPKRWHAIIMCLAISLIVLCGTYLAPLKNGLFLWTFILPILYYLLLGRRYGLILSSALLFLQLMVLSQKLPHSSFSAFNIGLNLLFVYISIWAISHVFEGNRADFSKRLKNLALLDPLTGAGNRLSMNQYFEVELRDKSQLYLFLLDLDYFKQINDQYGHEVGDKVLVELATLLRVTFAKGYVFRVGGEEFSLMSNFDSPQAALAIAEKLRLAIQNKHIIANGETIKLTASIGVVQYQQQSLSELIDLADKQLYKAKETGRNEVCTDILVHG, translated from the coding sequence ATGGATATAGCTGCTCTTAATAGTACAAAAACGCTACGCAAGCACGTTCTTAAATGGATGTGTATTTGCTTTGGTTTTTTGTCGTTGGTGTTTGCCGTTTTTAATTTATCAGTAAATAATTTACACCTTGTTGGTGGTCTCGAAGTCGGCTTTTCCTTATTATGCTTGTATATTTTTAAGCACTCACAAAAACACTACCCTAAGCGCTGGCATGCCATTATCATGTGTTTAGCCATCTCTTTAATTGTGTTGTGCGGCACTTACTTAGCCCCCCTTAAAAACGGTCTGTTTTTATGGACATTTATTTTGCCTATTCTTTATTACTTACTACTTGGTAGGCGTTATGGGTTAATTTTGTCTTCGGCATTACTTTTTTTGCAGTTGATGGTGTTATCTCAAAAACTGCCACATTCATCGTTTTCAGCTTTTAACATAGGGCTTAACTTATTATTCGTATACATAAGCATATGGGCCATATCTCATGTTTTTGAAGGTAATAGAGCTGATTTTTCGAAACGTTTAAAAAATTTAGCGTTACTCGATCCCCTAACCGGTGCTGGTAATCGTTTATCAATGAACCAGTATTTTGAAGTAGAGCTCAGAGATAAATCTCAACTTTACTTATTTTTACTCGATTTAGACTACTTTAAACAAATTAATGATCAGTATGGGCACGAGGTGGGCGATAAAGTGTTGGTTGAGCTAGCAACATTATTGCGTGTCACTTTTGCTAAAGGGTATGTATTTAGAGTGGGAGGTGAAGAGTTTTCACTAATGAGCAATTTTGATAGCCCGCAAGCAGCCTTAGCAATTGCAGAAAAGTTAAGACTCGCAATACAAAATAAGCACATCATTGCCAATGGTGAAACCATTAAGTTAACCGCTAGTATAGGCGTTGTTCAATACCAGCAACAAAGCCTAAGTGAACTAATAGACTTGGCTGATAAACAACTTTATAAAGCCAAAGAAACTGGTCGCAACGAGGTCTGTACTGATATTTTAGTGCATGGTTAA
- a CDS encoding LysR family transcriptional regulator produces MDTTSRLLMLLEVVEQGSFAKAAEIRNIDRSVISKQISRLEDELGVRLLNRTTRSFSLTAAGAEMIKKADELRSLLGDTLRMAENYHLEPRGVLKITSSTLIGRRYLQPVINDFQKRFPQVEVELRLDDRLVDIVSEGFDLAFRVGEPKDSSLIARKIARNRLLLLASPAFIETYGMPKNITDLAQLPAASYASSSLRVDGVSYYNHLGEQCEQKIKSVFRANDAEALLMKTLSGTTYVLAPAFILDKEVIDGQLVPLLTDLKLMEHSAMYAVYPHRDLPVRTRLFFDAVREYIGKEKPIWENSIPDFEQMY; encoded by the coding sequence ATGGATACAACAAGCCGACTCTTAATGCTGCTTGAAGTGGTTGAGCAGGGATCATTTGCTAAAGCTGCTGAAATACGCAACATTGATCGTTCCGTGATCTCTAAACAAATTAGTCGTTTAGAAGATGAGCTAGGCGTGAGGCTATTAAATCGAACCACCCGCTCGTTTTCACTTACCGCAGCAGGCGCTGAAATGATAAAAAAAGCGGACGAGTTGCGAAGCCTACTCGGCGATACCCTGCGTATGGCAGAGAATTATCACTTAGAACCTCGTGGCGTATTAAAAATTACCTCATCGACTTTAATTGGTCGGCGTTATTTACAACCAGTGATCAACGATTTCCAAAAGCGCTTTCCGCAAGTAGAAGTAGAACTTCGTTTAGATGATCGGCTTGTCGATATTGTCTCAGAAGGATTTGATTTAGCATTTAGAGTAGGTGAGCCAAAAGACTCCTCTTTGATTGCTCGAAAGATTGCGCGTAATCGTTTATTACTTTTAGCTTCCCCTGCATTTATCGAAACCTATGGAATGCCGAAAAACATAACTGATTTAGCACAATTACCCGCCGCTAGTTACGCAAGTAGTTCACTGCGAGTTGATGGAGTAAGTTACTACAACCACCTGGGTGAACAATGCGAACAAAAAATTAAAAGTGTATTTAGAGCCAATGATGCTGAAGCACTGTTAATGAAAACACTCTCTGGGACCACTTACGTTTTAGCTCCCGCGTTTATATTGGATAAAGAAGTGATTGATGGACAACTGGTGCCTTTATTAACGGATCTAAAATTAATGGAACACAGTGCCATGTATGCAGTATACCCACATCGTGATTTACCGGTAAGAACCCGGTTATTTTTTGATGCTGTACGTGAATATATTGGTAAAGAAAAACCGATTTGGGAAAACAGTATTCCTGATTTTGAACAAATGTATTAA
- a CDS encoding efflux RND transporter periplasmic adaptor subunit, which translates to MNKHLVATALSVALITLTGCAEESTAQSAPAQQYQAIDVAQVLVKPVQSWHTYTTRLESPQKVALMPRVSGIIEQIEFKEGDAVKQGDVLFRLDDRSFRATVASLQAQVKSAQAALEQAKSEASRAVRLTERKAISTEQAQARTSTLRQREAQLAALKAQLKAAELDLEFTSVVSPIDGIISRANITKGNNILAGQSVLTSIVSNDKMYAYFDVDERTWNNAFDDVTASSKQPVVMQKVGQSDFNYNGHINFIDNQINASTGTLRVRAVFEDRSNELRSGSFARIKLAANAIRETVIIPDRAIGTDLKNRFVLTVGENNVLQYKLVTVGERYGALRAITSGLEQGDVIAVNGPARVGPGMPISPNKVTINTQGVAFTLTANPADLVAKQ; encoded by the coding sequence ATGAACAAACACTTAGTTGCTACAGCCTTATCTGTTGCATTGATTACTCTGACCGGTTGTGCTGAGGAAAGCACAGCGCAATCAGCACCCGCACAACAATATCAAGCTATTGATGTAGCCCAAGTCCTGGTCAAGCCTGTACAAAGTTGGCATACCTATACAACGCGCTTAGAGTCACCGCAAAAAGTGGCATTAATGCCGCGTGTATCAGGCATTATTGAGCAAATTGAATTTAAAGAAGGGGATGCTGTTAAGCAAGGTGATGTGTTATTTCGCCTTGATGATCGTTCATTTAGAGCCACGGTAGCTAGTTTACAAGCTCAAGTTAAAAGTGCACAAGCGGCTCTTGAACAAGCAAAAAGCGAAGCATCACGTGCGGTGCGTCTAACTGAGCGTAAAGCAATTTCTACAGAACAAGCGCAAGCTCGTACCTCAACGTTACGTCAGCGTGAAGCACAACTTGCTGCACTTAAAGCGCAGCTTAAAGCCGCAGAACTTGATTTAGAGTTTACCTCTGTGGTTTCACCTATTGATGGAATTATCTCTCGCGCAAACATCACTAAAGGTAACAACATCCTTGCCGGGCAAAGCGTGCTCACTTCAATTGTGTCTAATGACAAAATGTATGCTTACTTTGATGTCGATGAACGCACTTGGAACAATGCATTTGATGATGTTACTGCATCAAGCAAGCAACCTGTCGTTATGCAAAAAGTAGGGCAGAGTGATTTTAATTACAACGGCCACATCAACTTTATAGATAACCAAATTAATGCTTCTACTGGCACATTACGTGTACGAGCGGTATTTGAAGATCGTAGTAACGAGCTACGCTCAGGCTCTTTTGCACGGATTAAATTGGCTGCCAATGCAATACGCGAAACCGTCATTATTCCAGATAGAGCTATTGGTACTGATTTAAAAAATCGTTTTGTTCTTACTGTGGGCGAAAATAATGTACTGCAATATAAATTGGTTACTGTAGGTGAGCGCTATGGCGCATTACGTGCCATTACCTCTGGCCTTGAACAGGGTGATGTGATTGCCGTGAATGGGCCAGCTCGCGTAGGGCCGGGCATGCCAATATCACCAAATAAAGTGACAATTAATACCCAAGGTGTGGCATTTACACTCACTGCTAACCCTGCCGATTTAGTTGCTAAGCAATAA